ATCCATGCTTCATCCGTTTTCAGTAAAGTTTTACCGGAGTTTTGGATGGGAACTAACATGTGATTACAAAAAATATAAAATACATAAAACCCAATTTCCGCCCTTTCATGAAGTGAGCGGCAGAGTAGAACGACTATCTGAAGACAGTTCACCTATACTGTCTCCAATATATGAGAGATTCTCAGAACGCTATAACGGCTCATTGAAGCGAAATGAAGTGTGGTGGAATAATAATGTGCTTTCAAACTCGAAAATAGCACTCTACAGGCAAAGCAACAACGAGGGTGCAGGTTATATCCTTTATTCAATAAAAGAAAAAGTAATGGAGATCGAAGAGTTTGTTGCACTGGACAGAGAAAGCTGGGAAGGGCTTTGGAACTTTATAAGGAATCATGATTCGATGATTAACGAAGTCACCATTGTAGCTCCCCCTGATGATGAAACGGGATTTTATTTGGATGATCCTAAGATTCATCAGGAGCAGCACAGTTATTTTATGGCGAGAGTTGTAAACGTTCTTGAGGCTCTAAAAGAATATCCATTTAACAAGATTCCAGGTGAAACGTTGTTTCTCCACGTGAAAGATGACTTCGCTGAATGGAATACAGGTACTTATTCCGTTACAGCAGATGGGATTCAGCCAAGTGTGAATTTCTTCCCTGCTAAAGAAGGAGAATCTTCATGCCAAATAGCGCCTAAACGTGGAATTTCCCTTGGAATTAAGGAACTGACGGCTATTCTCTTTAACTATAAACAACCTAAAAGCCTGCTGAATCATGGGAGAATTTCCGGGAGAGAAGAAGATATCGCTTTATTTGAATCACTGCTCCCAAAACATACACCATTTATCTACGACTTTTTTTAAGGAGAATGAAAGTATGCCAAATAGAGATTCGGCCATTGAGGCTGCCAAAAAGTTTATTGATCAATTCTTTCCTTCGGGAGAAGTTGCCTTTCTAGCGGGGAGTATCGTTAGAGGGGAAGGAACCGAAAGCTCTGATCTCGACATTGTTATTTTTGATGCCTTGGCAGATCAATCGTTTAGAAAATCGTACCTGGAGTTTGGATGGCCAATTGAAGCATTCGTTCACAGCTTTCAGTCTTATAAAGTTTTTTTTAAGGAAAACAGAGACAGAGCAAGACCCTCACTTCCACAGATGTGCGCAGAAGGGATCATTCTGAAAGACAACGGACAGGCAGCTTCCATCAAAAATGAATCTCTGGCTTTGTTAAAAAGAGGACCGTCACCGTGGAAGTCCAAAGAAGTGGATTCTGCCCGCTATGAGATCACAAACCTGCTTGATGATCTGGAAGGCTCGAATAATCCATCAGAAGATCTTTTCATTGTTTCAAAATTGGCGTATATGATCCATGAATTTATCCTCCGTGTAAATGGCTGCTGGATTGGTGAAGGGAAATGGATGGTAAGGGCGTTAAAAGAATTTGATGAGGAGTTTGCACTACGTTTTGTTCAGGTGTTCGATGAGTATTATAAAGCAAGAGAGAAAAAGCAGGTGATTGGTTTTGCAGGTGATGTGCTTGATCCATATGGAGGAAGGCTGTTTGAAGGATATGCAATAGGAAAAAGAGAATAAGGAAAAACCCTTTCCGACGGGAAAGGGTTTTTTGCCGGAAGGGCATTATTTGATTTCTTCTATCACTTGATTAATAAGTTTTTTGCAATGATCTGTAATGGTTTTAGGAAACTCCTCATCATATTCAACACCGTGCGGATAATAGTGTTTTCCAAGGTAAGGATCCGACAGTTCAATCTTTGCATGAGAGCTCTCAACTTCGCCCTCTGCTACACGGCATGGAAAACGCAAGTAATACACGTCACCATTCGTCATATCTTCAAATTTATAATCGTATGTAATTCTTTCATAATCCCACTGTCCTGCACGGATGATTCCATGGTTATGCATAATATGTTCAAGAATTGAAAATTGGACAACTTGCCCCTTTAGGCCGCTTTCTTCAAATAACATTTCCTTAACCTCCCAATGTTCATGTAAACCTTTACTTATCTATGATAGTATGAATGCTTTAAAGATGCAATCGTTGTCATAATATTTCCCCTTTATTGAATGGACGTATAGAATGCCTTCAGAAGTGAACACTAATCTCGATAAAAATTGAGTATGGAGGAATCTTTAATGAAAACAATTCGTGACATTATGACAACGAACGTGGATACTTGTTCACCACAGGACAGCATCTATGAAATTGCTGTAAAAATGAAACAGGATGATGTAGGGGTCATTCCAGTATGTGAAGGAATGAAACTCCTCGGAGTCATC
This genomic stretch from Fictibacillus marinisediminis harbors:
- a CDS encoding GNAT family N-acetyltransferase, producing MIRNLQKEELMHSLELSQYAFRYSLTKEDIEKRLQNLDPASVYGTFAENGQLLAKLHLLPFDAYLGGRSVKMGGLAGVATWPENRRKGLIRQLLRHSLEVMNNTGTYLSMLHPFSVKFYRSFGWELTCDYKKYKIHKTQFPPFHEVSGRVERLSEDSSPILSPIYERFSERYNGSLKRNEVWWNNNVLSNSKIALYRQSNNEGAGYILYSIKEKVMEIEEFVALDRESWEGLWNFIRNHDSMINEVTIVAPPDDETGFYLDDPKIHQEQHSYFMARVVNVLEALKEYPFNKIPGETLFLHVKDDFAEWNTGTYSVTADGIQPSVNFFPAKEGESSCQIAPKRGISLGIKELTAILFNYKQPKSLLNHGRISGREEDIALFESLLPKHTPFIYDFF
- a CDS encoding YugN family protein produces the protein MLFEESGLKGQVVQFSILEHIMHNHGIIRAGQWDYERITYDYKFEDMTNGDVYYLRFPCRVAEGEVESSHAKIELSDPYLGKHYYPHGVEYDEEFPKTITDHCKKLINQVIEEIK
- a CDS encoding nucleotidyltransferase domain-containing protein gives rise to the protein MPNRDSAIEAAKKFIDQFFPSGEVAFLAGSIVRGEGTESSDLDIVIFDALADQSFRKSYLEFGWPIEAFVHSFQSYKVFFKENRDRARPSLPQMCAEGIILKDNGQAASIKNESLALLKRGPSPWKSKEVDSARYEITNLLDDLEGSNNPSEDLFIVSKLAYMIHEFILRVNGCWIGEGKWMVRALKEFDEEFALRFVQVFDEYYKAREKKQVIGFAGDVLDPYGGRLFEGYAIGKRE